Proteins co-encoded in one Chloroflexota bacterium genomic window:
- a CDS encoding DUF1634 domain-containing protein, whose protein sequence is MKIMKNRNLEESRLKNLVSLTFKLGIAASLVLIVIGLIILLITSDAKDIQPLVRLDQIPAAIVISAGILLLLLTPIIQVIVAIIVFSIAKNRLFIGISVTVLCLAAISLALALT, encoded by the coding sequence ATGAAGATTATGAAAAATAGGAATCTTGAAGAAAGCCGTTTAAAAAATTTAGTTAGTCTTACTTTCAAGCTGGGCATTGCGGCCTCCTTAGTGCTGATTGTCATCGGCCTTATTATCCTGCTCATTACCTCAGACGCTAAAGACATCCAGCCACTAGTCAGATTAGACCAGATACCAGCAGCTATTGTTATCAGTGCTGGAATCTTGCTCCTCTTGCTGACACCCATTATACAGGTCATCGTAGCTATCATTGTCTTCTCAATAGCCAAAAACAGGCTATTCATAGGTATCTCAGTAACAGTGCTATGCCTTGCTGCCATCAGTCTTGCTCTAGCGTTAACCTGA
- a CDS encoding uracil-DNA glycosylase, translating to MSALTELYQEIERCQDCELGKHRTRVVPGEGPEKTSLLFIGEAPGWHEDQQGRPFVGPAGKYLEELLASINLKREQVYIANVIKCRPPSNRDPLPNEIQACSKWLTHQIELIRPKMIVTLGRYSMAKYFPNQSISQVHGKARKQDDVIYYAMYHPAAALHQGSLRKTIETDMVKIPQILAQAEKLTEAEAEPQQLNLF from the coding sequence ATGTCAGCGCTTACCGAGCTGTACCAGGAAATCGAACGCTGCCAAGACTGTGAGCTAGGCAAACACCGCACCAGAGTAGTGCCCGGCGAAGGGCCAGAAAAGACCAGTCTACTTTTTATCGGCGAGGCACCCGGATGGCATGAAGACCAACAAGGGCGTCCCTTCGTTGGTCCAGCAGGAAAATACCTGGAGGAATTGTTAGCCTCTATCAATCTTAAACGCGAACAAGTCTACATCGCCAATGTTATTAAATGCCGCCCCCCGTCAAACCGAGACCCACTGCCCAACGAAATTCAAGCCTGCAGCAAATGGTTAACCCACCAGATAGAGCTAATCCGTCCAAAGATGATTGTTACCTTAGGTCGTTACTCAATGGCGAAATACTTTCCCAACCAGAGTATCAGCCAGGTTCATGGCAAAGCCAGAAAGCAAGATGATGTTATCTACTACGCAATGTATCACCCGGCAGCAGCCCTACATCAAGGAAGCCTGCGAAAGACTATCGAAACTGACATGGTCAAAATCCCCCAAATCTTAGCCCAGGCAGAGAAACTAACAGAAGCCGAAGCTGAGCCACAGCAGCTAAACCTGTTCTAG
- a CDS encoding ribonuclease J: MSRQKLKIIPLGGLGEIGKNMMAIEFANDIIIIDAGLMFPEEDMLGVDLVIPDINYLLERREKLRGIIITHGHEDHVGALPYVLPQLDLPVYSAKLTKGLVSVKLKEHRYSKKANLRTIQPGVKFTLGNFKIEPFSVCHSIPDSLGFIIYTPIGVVVHSGDFKIDYTPVDGKPTELAKLAQLGTQGVLLLLADSTYAELPGYTPSETVVGETLKRIIAEAPGRVIITTFASLISRIQQVINAAAQHNRHVFVIGRSMKDTVRIASELGYLNSPPDVMRRFDEISHFPHNKIVLLTTGSQGEPTSALVRIANRDNNQVKIIPGDTVIMSATPVPGNEALVNRTVDNLFRQGAHVVYEKLAQVHVHGHGSQEELKLLLSLVKPKFFVPIHGEYRHLSLHARLAKTMGMSESNIFVLENGNILELDREKGRIAGRLPTGNVYVDGLVMGDLASVILRDRKLLSRDGIVVVIIAIDKDKGKVVGRPDIVSRGFVDMKEGETILEQGRDMVKAALDHSGGRPLEWSFINTKVKDTLSKFFYEQTRRRPMILTTAVEV; the protein is encoded by the coding sequence ATGAGCAGACAGAAACTCAAGATAATCCCCTTAGGCGGATTAGGCGAAATCGGCAAGAATATGATGGCCATTGAGTTCGCCAATGACATCATCATAATCGACGCCGGACTTATGTTCCCCGAAGAGGACATGCTAGGAGTTGACCTGGTCATTCCAGACATAAATTACTTGCTGGAAAGACGAGAGAAGCTGCGAGGCATAATCATAACCCACGGTCACGAAGACCACGTCGGAGCTCTGCCTTACGTACTACCTCAACTCGATTTACCCGTTTACAGTGCCAAGCTCACCAAAGGCCTGGTCTCCGTCAAACTAAAAGAGCACCGGTACTCGAAAAAGGCCAATCTGCGCACGATTCAGCCCGGGGTTAAATTTACACTTGGCAACTTCAAAATAGAGCCCTTCTCCGTCTGCCACAGCATTCCCGATTCACTGGGATTTATTATTTACACGCCCATAGGTGTAGTGGTTCACAGCGGTGATTTCAAAATCGACTATACACCGGTCGATGGCAAACCTACCGAATTAGCCAAGCTCGCCCAATTAGGAACTCAAGGAGTCCTGCTCCTTCTCGCCGATTCAACCTATGCCGAGCTTCCAGGATACACTCCGTCAGAGACTGTAGTTGGTGAAACGCTGAAACGCATCATAGCTGAGGCTCCGGGAAGGGTAATCATCACTACCTTTGCTTCGCTTATCTCCCGCATTCAACAGGTGATTAACGCTGCTGCCCAACATAACCGGCATGTCTTTGTTATCGGTCGCAGCATGAAAGACACAGTGCGCATCGCCTCAGAGCTAGGTTATCTCAATTCTCCACCTGATGTCATGCGCCGCTTCGATGAAATCAGCCACTTCCCCCACAATAAGATTGTCCTTCTCACCACCGGCAGCCAGGGAGAACCGACTTCAGCTCTGGTACGCATTGCCAATCGGGACAACAACCAGGTCAAAATTATCCCCGGAGATACGGTAATAATGTCAGCCACGCCCGTCCCGGGCAATGAAGCGCTGGTTAACCGGACAGTTGATAACCTGTTTCGCCAGGGCGCTCATGTAGTTTATGAGAAGTTAGCTCAAGTACATGTTCACGGACATGGCAGCCAGGAGGAGCTAAAGCTTTTGCTCAGCTTGGTTAAGCCAAAGTTCTTCGTTCCAATCCACGGCGAATACCGTCATTTGAGCCTACACGCCAGGTTGGCTAAAACTATGGGCATGTCTGAAAGTAACATCTTCGTCCTAGAAAACGGAAACATACTCGAGCTGGACCGTGAAAAGGGCAGAATAGCCGGCAGACTGCCTACAGGCAATGTCTACGTAGACGGCCTGGTTATGGGAGACCTCGCCAGCGTCATTCTCCGCGACCGCAAGCTGCTATCCAGAGACGGGATTGTGGTGGTAATCATCGCTATCGACAAAGACAAGGGTAAGGTTGTAGGCCGCCCTGACATCGTATCAAGAGGCTTCGTGGATATGAAGGAAGGCGAAACAATACTGGAACAAGGACGAGACATGGTAAAAGCCGCTTTAGACCACAGCGGTGGGCGCCCGCTTGAATGGAGCTTCATCAACACCAAGGTCAAGGATACTTTGAGCAAGTTTTTCTACGAGCAAACCCGACGCCGCCCAATGATTCTCACCACAGCTGTCGAGGTATAG